A genomic window from Nicotiana sylvestris chromosome 11, ASM39365v2, whole genome shotgun sequence includes:
- the LOC104239291 gene encoding uncharacterized protein At2g33490: MKTSLKKLRGLANLRHDKKERRLRQPSDELALAAQDMEEMKDCYDRLLSAAAATANGAYEFSESLREMGDCLLEKTALNDDEESGKVLLMLGKMQFQLQRLVDNYRSHIIRTIAVPSESLLNELRIVEEMKLQCDNKREVYEQMVQKYRDKGRIKGAKGECISSHQLQAAYEEYDEGATVFVFRMKSLKQGQSRSLLTQAARHHAAQLSFFKKAVKSLEEIEPHVKLVTELHHIDYHFHGLEEDDGDDAGNDDDDDENDYDDDSDDGSESLDDGELSFDYGQNDQVNPSTHSMELDKVEVTVPEAATKGASKENLNKSHGGNSFSFFRDVNSTKSAPLLSGRKQDPAEGGATRMTSSLSNKFQPYVLPTPVEAKTTDSVKSYSVHPQTRRTGQTASVLHSWHSSPLDQFKHEKLVGYEKLSGPITLNTQSVLTESNNYAKSGPLPPPLSEGLSSLQHDWSNAKKVKRQAFSGPLTAKPWPKKPVVSAGSPIASTGYPQHFSLPFLHTSTPEPSSAPKLSSRTSPPLMSSPKISELHELPRPPANLASKRPPRQIAHSGPLVSKVQELSSTNKAAVSSAASTLPTPPALPRSYSIPSRGQIETAFHVSKPLEDMASPPLTPIAFGNIQHSPPAS, encoded by the exons ATGAAGACATCGCTGAAGAAATTACGAGGATTGGCTAATCTTCGACATGATAAAAAAGAACGGAGGCTTCGCCAGCCATCTGACGAGCTCGCTTTGGCTGCTCAG GATATGGAAGAAATGAAAGATTGCTACGATAGGTTACTTTCTGCAGCTGCTGCAACTGCAAATGGTGCATATG AATTTTCTGAATCATTGCGAGAAATGGGCGATTGTCTTCTTGAGAAAACAGCATTGAATGATGATGAAGAAAGCG GTAAGGTATTGCTAATGCTGGGTAAAATGCAGTTTCAGCTTCAGAGACTTGTAGATAACTAT CGATCACATATTATCAGGACAATCGCAGTCCCCTCAGAATCCCTTCTCAACGAACTGCGCATAGTTGAG GAGATGAAGCTGCAATGTGATAACAAGAG agAAGTTTATGAGCAGATGGTGCAAAAATACAGAGATAAAGGCAGGATAAAAGGCGCTAAAGGAGAATGTATTTCATCTCACCAGCTgcaagcagcttatgaagaataTGATGAGGGGGCCACTGTTTTTGTATTCCGTATGAAGTCCCTCAAGCAAGGACAATCCCGCAGCCTTTTAACACAGGCAGCTCGACACCATGCTGCTCAG TTGTCTTTCTTCAAGAAAGCCGTCAAGTCTCTTGAGGAGATTGAGCCACATGTCAAATTGGTGACGGAACTGCATCATATTGATTATCACTTCCATGGGCTTGAAGAAGATGATGGAGATGATGCTGgcaatgatgatgatgatgatgaaaatGATTACGACGATGACTCTGATGACGGATCTGAGTCACTTGATGATGGTGAACTGAGTTTTGACTATGGACAGAATGACCAGGTTAATCCATCAACCCATTCAATGGAG TTGGATAAGGTGGAGGTTACAGTTCCTGAAGCTGCTACAAAGGGTGCATCAAAG GAAAATCTCAATAAGAGTCATGGTGGAAACTCTTTTTCCTTCTTCAGGGATGTTAACAGCACCAAGTCAGCACCACTTTTGTCTGGGAGGAAACAAGATCCTGCTGAGGGGGGTGCCACACGAATGACTTCGTCACTCTCAAACAAGTTTCAACCATATGTTTTACCCACACCAGTTGAGGCAAAAACTACAGATTCAGTAAAATCATATAGCGTACACCCTCAAACAAGGCGAACTGGCCAGACTGCTAGTGTACTTCACTCATGGCATTCGTCCCCTTTGGATCAGTTCAAACATGAAAAGCTTGTGGGATATGAGAAGTTATCTGGACCTATCACCTTGAATACACAATCAGTTCTCACAGAGAGCAACAATTATGCAAAATCTGGTCCGCTGCCCCCTCCACTGTCAGAAGGCCTCTCATCTTTGCAGCATGATTGGTCCAATGCTAAAAAGGTCAAGAGACAAGCTTTTTCTGGTCCTTTGACCGCGAAGCCGTGGCCAAAGAAGCCTGTTGTTTCTGCTGGtagtccaattgcttcaactggATAccctcagcatttttctctgcCTTTCTTGCATACTTCAACGCCTGAACCTTCATCGGCCCCTAAATTATCTTCACGTACTTCTCCTCCTCTCATGTCATCACCTAAAATAAGTGAGTTACATGAACTACCTAGACCACCAGCTAATTTAGCCTCCAAAAGACCCCCACGTCAGATTGCTCATTCAGGACCTTTGGTGTCAAAAGTCCAGGAGCTTTCTTCCACAAATAAAGCAGCAGTGTCTTCAGCTGCTTCTACACTACCAACACCTCCAGCTCTTCCTCGTAGTTACTCCATACCATCTAGGGGCCAGATAGAAACAGCTTTCCATGTTTCTAAGCCACTGGAAGATATGGCTTCACCTCCTTTAACGCCAATAGCCTTCGGGAACATCCAGCATTCTCCCCCTGCTTCATAG